The genomic stretch CGGCTACTGTATTCAGCAAGAGAAGGTCCAGCTGACGCTGACCGGTTTCCTGTTGCATGCGGGCAATGAACTGACGGCGGGATTCTTCCGGGGCACGCACAATGACAGACAGGTTCCGGGCCGGCTGTTCTTCCAACAGGTATTGCAGTTGACGCCAGGAATAATCATACACAAAGAGGGTCAGCTCATGGGTCCCGTTATCAAACAGCCGGAGCAGGGTATGGGTAACTTCAAAATGATCTGTCTCAAATAGGCCTATGCGCATTGCCGGGATTACAGTTTTTCAGGCCGCTGGTCCGCATGGGTGGCGGGAAGCGAACCTCTTGGTCAGCAAACAGGATGTTTGGCTAAATATACTTATGTTTGTGCGATCCCGGCTTTTTATTTAAACTTCCTGTCTGTTGCTGAGCATTAAAAAGAACCTGGCGTATAATTTCCTCTTGTCCCTGAGCCAGGTGTTGCTGCCATTGGTATCCATTCCATATATATCGCGGATACTCACGCCGGAAGGGATCGGTAAAGTTAGCTTCATTGATTCTTTCACTTACTATTTTGTATCTATCGCCGAGTTTGGCATTGTGGTCTATGGCATGCGGGAAGTAGCCCGCCTGCGGGATGATCCGCCGGCCCGTGATCGTGCGGTATCAGGTCTGCTGAGCCTGCATGTGCTGACCTCGGCCATCAGTATCTGTTTATACAGCATCGCTGTTTTCTTCCTTTGGCAGAAGATCCAGGATATCCGCCTCCTGTTTTTCTCTTTTTCTTTCCTGCTGGTGAATGCTTTTGCCTGCGAATGGTATTTCCTGGGCATGGAGCGGTTCCGGTATATAATGCTGCGCAGCCTGATCACCCGGCTATTGGGACTGGCCTCCCTCTTCCTGCTGGTGCGGGCTCCCGAAGACTATTTCCTTTACTATGCTATCATCACCGGCTCAGCTATTGTGAATGGACTATGGAACAGCTTTTACCTGTTCCGCGAGGTGAGGATCTCCTTCAGGAATATTCCCTGGCGCCGTTATGCTTTCCAGACAAGATATACCTATGCCATCAGCCTGCTGGCTGATGTGACCCTCATACTGGATGTGGTGTTCCTGCGATTGCTGAGCCTGCCGGCCGCAGTGGGGCTCTATGCCTTTTCCATGAAGATAGTGCGCACATCTT from Candidatus Pseudobacter hemicellulosilyticus encodes the following:
- a CDS encoding oligosaccharide flippase family protein, which translates into the protein MLSIKKNLAYNFLLSLSQVLLPLVSIPYISRILTPEGIGKVSFIDSFTYYFVSIAEFGIVVYGMREVARLRDDPPARDRAVSGLLSLHVLTSAISICLYSIAVFFLWQKIQDIRLLFFSFSFLLVNAFACEWYFLGMERFRYIMLRSLITRLLGLASLFLLVRAPEDYFLYYAIITGSAIVNGLWNSFYLFREVRISFRNIPWRRYAFQTRYTYAISLLADVTLILDVVFLRLLSLPAAVGLYAFSMKIVRTSSSLLTDSLLVFFPRVVALVRAEAYEEVKALVRRNIQLLLFFGIPMTLGIFVVAEPLVLVVLGPQFLPAVPNLQLLAFYLLLRVYNLFLSKQALIAHGQEKAYVKSLLLGAGIFVAATIPLSWRYADLGACMAILLSELATLLLNLYYCRRLVSYLPVWDNKSFLQALAASLPFVLLAAGLNHWLQAPLPVLLTAIPLCAAVYILIQGWGFRNELAMNARTTFTDYFLRRS